CTTTGAGAGCTTCAATCGCACCAAGTGCCATGTCGTCATTGTTGCAGAAGACTGCTTCAATCTTGTCACCAAATGATGCTAAAAACGCCTGCATCTTTTCCTGCCCTTTTACCCTGTCCCACATAGCAGTGTCTTGAGCGAGGCATTTTACCTTGATTCCAGCTGCTTCAACTGCCTTGATTGAATACTCTGTCCTCAAGATTGCATCCTGATGACCAGGCTCACCGGTAATCATAACATATTCCATAATGCCATTATGGTTTTTGTCAGCTTCTGGATGAGACTTCCAATATTCCGCCATAATCTCACCCTGAAGTGTACCAGACTGTTCTGCCTTTGCACCTACGTAATATACTTTGTCCCATTTTTTCATATCCTCTGGAAGCGGCTCTCTGTTGAAGAACACAACTGGAATATTTGCTTGCTTTGCCTTGTCAATTAAAACACCTGCTGCTGTTCTGTCAACAGGATTGATTGCTAAAGCATCAACCTTTTTTGTAATAAATAGGTCAATCTTGTCATTTTGAGTTGACTGAGAGTTTTGGCTGTCAACAAAGTCAAGCTTTGCTTTGCCCTGTCCCTCTTTTGCTATTGCATTTCTGACACCTGTCATGAATGTGTCGTCAAACTTGTAGATCGCAACACCAATATAGGGCTTTTTCTCTTCTGATGTTGTACCAGATGAGCTTTCACCGCTGCTGCTACTCTTTTTCCCACATCCAGTTAAAACAAGAGAAATTGCTAATACCAAAGATACTACAGCTATCCAGAATTTCTTTTTGTTAAACATTTACCAAAACCTCCCTATAATATTTAATTTTGATTATGAGATTTTGATTTCACCAATAAATTTAAACTAAAATCTATAATATTTCACTGTGCTTTTTTGTTCATTTTTTATTCATATGTACAAATAATTTCTAAGCTGTACTGCAATTTTTTGTGCTCAATTTTTTACTATTTATTGTTGTTTAATTCTTAAAACATAGATGATAAAATAGTTTGTAAAGGAGAGTGTAAAAAAATGACCTTTGCAAAAAAGTCCATATTCAGATACTTGCTTTTGACAGCTGCAGCTGCGCTTGCTTTGATTTTGTTGTGGCTTTCTATAAGTGATATTTTGCTTCTTAAGAGAATCAGCAATATAAATAATTTTTCACAGAATAATTATACAAGTTGTGCAGTTATACTGCCTAAAAATGAAATGTATTGGAAAGAATTTTTAGAGGAATTTGACCAATTCGCTCAATCACAGAAGGTGCTAACAGAGACCATCTTCTATGCAACAGAATCTGAGGAAGCGTTTGGACTAAAGCTTGCTCTTTTTTCTAAGTTTGACTTTGTAATTATCTGTGACCTTTTTAACTCACCTGAAATCAAGAGACTTATAGATGATCTTCAAAATCAAGGGATAAAAATAATTTCTATTTTAAATAGAAATCTAAAAGATTATTTTGACATTACAATTGGATTTGACTATCTTCAAAAAGGAAAGATTGTTGCTCAGAATATAAAAAAGCTTGCTGAACAAAAGGGAATTTATGACGTAAGAATTGCGCTTATAACAAACACAATAAACCAGAAAGTTGCAGACAATTTTGAAGCAGAAGGAATAAAAAGTTACCTAAAGCAATATGGAGTCCAGTTTTCAATAGATTCATTTGTGATAGAATACGGGAATGCAAAATCTGAAAAGCTTCTTCACAGAATAATAACAAACCCCAAATACAACTGCTATTACACAACAGAAGAACTTGAAACCTTTGCTTTTATAGACAGTCTTGTTAAAAACCCAAAAGACACAAGCTTTCTCTTTATTGGCACAGGCGATGATTCAAGACTTCTAAGATACAGAGATGAAGGGCTTATAGATTGCCTTATCATGCCAAACTATGATGAGCTTGCGATAAGGTCTGTTTTGACAATAAAGGATTTCGAAAAGATTCATTTTAAAAAGCAGTTTATACCAACTTCAATAATAGTTAAATAGGCTGGTGAGT
This Caldicellulosiruptor changbaiensis DNA region includes the following protein-coding sequences:
- a CDS encoding galactose ABC transporter substrate-binding protein, which codes for MFNKKKFWIAVVSLVLAISLVLTGCGKKSSSSGESSSGTTSEEKKPYIGVAIYKFDDTFMTGVRNAIAKEGQGKAKLDFVDSQNSQSTQNDKIDLFITKKVDALAINPVDRTAAGVLIDKAKQANIPVVFFNREPLPEDMKKWDKVYYVGAKAEQSGTLQGEIMAEYWKSHPEADKNHNGIMEYVMITGEPGHQDAILRTEYSIKAVEAAGIKVKCLAQDTAMWDRVKGQEKMQAFLASFGDKIEAVFCNNDDMALGAIEALKAAGYFKNGKYIPVVGVDATTPGLQALEEGTLLGTVLNDAKAQGKATFNLAYVLAKGEKPTKENVGFDITDGKYIWVPYQKVTKDNLEEMKKYVNEQ
- a CDS encoding substrate-binding domain-containing protein, which produces MTFAKKSIFRYLLLTAAAALALILLWLSISDILLLKRISNINNFSQNNYTSCAVILPKNEMYWKEFLEEFDQFAQSQKVLTETIFYATESEEAFGLKLALFSKFDFVIICDLFNSPEIKRLIDDLQNQGIKIISILNRNLKDYFDITIGFDYLQKGKIVAQNIKKLAEQKGIYDVRIALITNTINQKVADNFEAEGIKSYLKQYGVQFSIDSFVIEYGNAKSEKLLHRIITNPKYNCYYTTEELETFAFIDSLVKNPKDTSFLFIGTGDDSRLLRYRDEGLIDCLIMPNYDELAIRSVLTIKDFEKIHFKKQFIPTSIIVK